A genomic window from Chitinophaga pollutisoli includes:
- a CDS encoding RluA family pseudouridine synthase, whose amino-acid sequence MTDHMPELEDELENGDGSEEIYERVNLVVDKGQEPLRIDKFIQARIEGATRNKVQQSIEKGMVLVNDKPVKANYKVRPLDRLIVYSTKNPESTEIKPENIPLDIVYEDDDVMVVNKPAGMVVHPGCGNYSGTLVNALAWYLGDENDRSAIEPEIPRFGLVHRIDKNTSGLLVVAKSDKAMSDLAKQFFDHTVERRYIALVWGDFEEDAGTVVAHVGRHQRFRKIMDAYPDGEYGKEAITHYEVLERHNYVTLIACKLETGRTHQIRVHMQHTGHPLFNDDTYGGDRIVKGTVFAKYKQFVDNCFEIMPRHALHAQTLGFIHPRTRKLIQFEAPMPADFSGVLEKWRRYRRNPED is encoded by the coding sequence ATGACCGATCACATGCCGGAACTGGAAGACGAACTGGAAAACGGGGATGGAAGCGAAGAGATATACGAACGTGTGAACCTTGTGGTAGACAAGGGCCAGGAGCCCCTGCGCATCGACAAGTTCATCCAGGCCCGTATCGAAGGCGCTACCCGCAACAAGGTGCAGCAGTCTATCGAGAAAGGCATGGTGCTCGTGAACGACAAGCCCGTAAAGGCGAATTATAAGGTCCGCCCGCTCGACAGGCTCATCGTTTATTCCACCAAAAACCCCGAATCCACCGAAATAAAGCCTGAAAACATCCCGCTGGACATTGTGTATGAAGACGATGACGTGATGGTGGTGAATAAGCCCGCCGGGATGGTGGTGCACCCCGGCTGCGGGAACTATTCCGGTACGCTGGTGAATGCGCTGGCCTGGTACCTGGGCGACGAGAACGACCGTTCGGCCATCGAGCCCGAGATCCCCCGGTTCGGCCTTGTGCACCGTATCGACAAGAATACGAGCGGCCTGCTGGTGGTCGCCAAGTCGGACAAGGCCATGAGCGACCTCGCCAAACAGTTCTTCGACCACACCGTGGAGCGCCGTTACATCGCCCTCGTTTGGGGCGATTTCGAGGAAGACGCGGGCACTGTGGTGGCGCATGTGGGACGCCACCAGCGTTTCCGTAAAATTATGGACGCTTATCCCGACGGAGAATACGGCAAGGAAGCCATCACCCATTACGAAGTGCTGGAGCGCCATAATTACGTGACCCTCATCGCCTGCAAGCTGGAAACCGGCCGCACGCACCAGATCAGGGTACACATGCAACATACCGGGCATCCGCTCTTCAACGACGATACCTACGGCGGCGACCGCATCGTGAAAGGCACCGTGTTCGCCAAATACAAACAATTCGTGGACAACTGCTTCGAGATTATGCCGCGCCACGCGCTGCACGCGCAAACGCTCGGGTTCATCCACCCGCGCACCCGCAAGCTCATACAATTCGAAGCCCCCATGCCAGCGGACTTCAGCGGCGTACTGGAGAAATGGCGGAGATACCGCCGCAATCCCGAAGACTGA
- the lipB gene encoding lipoyl(octanoyl) transferase LipB gives MKQQIIVNDLGRIPYRDAWDLQEKLLREGTDAKAAAREAGAGTIPQTRHHLLFCEHPPVYTLGKSGDMDHLLVSDADLAAKGIQFVQTNRGGDITFHGEGQIVGYPILDLERFYTDIGRYLRNLEEVIIRTIGEYGLAGERSKGETGVWLDPSIPGRARKICAMGVRCSRWVTMHGFALNVNTDLSYFNNIVPCGIQDKSVTSLQKETGRTLPEEEVRARIVHHFSEIFDAEMVRGALFPAGADI, from the coding sequence ATGAAACAGCAGATAATCGTGAATGATCTCGGGCGGATCCCTTACCGCGACGCCTGGGACCTGCAGGAGAAGCTCCTCCGGGAAGGTACCGACGCCAAAGCCGCCGCGCGCGAGGCCGGGGCGGGAACTATCCCTCAAACCCGCCACCACCTGCTGTTTTGTGAGCATCCACCCGTCTATACCCTAGGCAAAAGCGGGGATATGGACCACCTCCTGGTGAGCGACGCCGACCTGGCGGCTAAAGGCATCCAGTTCGTCCAGACCAACCGCGGGGGCGACATCACTTTTCACGGGGAGGGTCAGATCGTGGGCTATCCCATCCTCGACCTCGAACGTTTCTACACCGATATCGGCCGCTACCTTCGGAACCTGGAAGAAGTCATCATCCGGACAATAGGGGAATATGGCCTGGCAGGAGAGCGCTCCAAGGGGGAAACCGGCGTTTGGCTCGATCCCTCCATTCCTGGCCGCGCCCGGAAAATCTGCGCCATGGGCGTGCGTTGCAGCCGCTGGGTCACCATGCATGGCTTCGCGCTGAACGTCAATACCGACCTTTCTTACTTCAATAACATCGTGCCCTGCGGTATTCAGGACAAATCGGTGACTTCCCTGCAAAAAGAAACCGGGCGCACACTGCCGGAGGAGGAAGTGCGGGCCCGGATCGTACACCATTTCTCTGAAATCTTCGACGCCGAAATGGTAAGAGGCGCCTTATTCCCGGCGGGAGCTGATATTTAA
- the mutS gene encoding DNA mismatch repair protein MutS gives MAKSKTEETPLMQQHKAIKARYPDAVLLFRVGDFYETFNEDAVIASKVLGIVLTKRANGSASFVDLAGFPHHSLDTYLHKLVKAGHRVAVCDQLEDPKMVKGIVKRGVTEMVTPGVAVNDKILENSQNNFLAAVHFGGDVTGVAFLDISTGEFYIAQGSLEYIDKLLQSFRPAEVIFARQQQKHFRQTFGSRFYTYNLDEWIFTGTYAREILLKHFETHNLKGFGVEEMNEAIIAAGATMHYLKDTEHPNLQHITSLQRIDQDDFLWMDRFTIRNLELLQSTVEQGKSLIGTLDHTLTPMGARLLKRWIVFPLRDIQKINERLDAVETLIRETELTHKLQQHLRNVGDLERLVSKIPLRKINPREVMQLARALKEVEDVAALLSDIQDPLLRQLQEQLDPCRPILDKILVEISDNPPVLANKGGVIREGVDKTLDDLRAIASSGKEYLLRIQQQESEATGIPSLKVAFNNVFGYYLEVTNTHKNKVPDTWIRKQTLANAERYITPELKEYEEKIVGAEDKIMALEIQLYDALILALQEYILPVQRNAQALARLDCLLCYAYNAVQYKYRRPVVNDNYHINITEGRHPVIEQGLPPGESYVHNDILLDHEQQQVIILTGPNMSGKSALLRQTALITLMAHMGSFVPATAAEIGLTDKIFTRVGASDNLSGGESTFMVEMNETASIINNISPRSLIILDEIGRGTSTYDGISIAWSIVEYLHDMTEHRPKTLFATHYHELNELENTHSRVKNFHITNKEVGNKIIFLRKLAPGGSRHSFGIHVAKIAGMPPQLIKRANEILSQLESQHIEAPMEQIAAPVQKMQLSIFDTHSDTFKAIREKLNDMDINRLTPVQALMKLSEIKDMIQ, from the coding sequence ATGGCTAAAAGCAAAACGGAAGAAACGCCCCTGATGCAGCAACACAAGGCCATCAAAGCCCGGTACCCGGATGCCGTGCTGCTGTTCAGGGTAGGAGATTTTTATGAAACGTTCAATGAGGATGCGGTCATCGCGTCCAAAGTCCTCGGTATCGTACTCACGAAAAGAGCCAACGGCTCCGCTTCGTTTGTGGACCTTGCCGGTTTCCCGCACCACTCGCTGGACACCTACCTCCACAAACTGGTTAAAGCCGGCCACCGTGTGGCCGTGTGCGACCAGCTGGAAGACCCCAAAATGGTAAAAGGCATCGTGAAACGCGGAGTTACCGAAATGGTTACGCCCGGCGTGGCCGTCAACGATAAAATCCTCGAAAACAGCCAGAACAACTTCCTCGCCGCCGTACATTTCGGGGGAGACGTGACCGGCGTGGCCTTCCTGGACATCTCCACCGGCGAGTTCTACATTGCGCAAGGCAGCCTCGAATATATCGACAAACTGCTGCAATCATTCCGCCCCGCCGAAGTCATTTTCGCACGGCAGCAGCAAAAGCATTTCCGGCAAACGTTCGGGTCGAGGTTTTATACCTATAATCTCGACGAATGGATTTTTACCGGCACCTACGCCCGCGAAATCCTGCTCAAACATTTCGAAACACATAACCTGAAAGGGTTCGGGGTGGAAGAGATGAATGAAGCGATCATCGCCGCAGGCGCCACCATGCATTATCTCAAGGACACGGAACATCCCAACCTGCAACATATCACCAGCCTGCAACGCATCGATCAGGACGATTTCCTGTGGATGGACCGGTTCACCATCCGCAACCTGGAGCTGCTGCAAAGCACCGTGGAGCAGGGCAAGTCGCTCATCGGCACCCTCGACCACACGCTCACCCCCATGGGCGCGCGGCTCCTGAAGCGCTGGATCGTGTTCCCGCTCCGCGATATCCAAAAAATCAATGAGCGGCTCGACGCCGTGGAAACCCTCATCCGCGAAACCGAACTGACGCATAAACTGCAACAGCACCTCCGCAATGTGGGCGACCTGGAAAGGCTGGTGTCCAAAATCCCGCTCCGCAAAATCAATCCCCGCGAAGTGATGCAGCTGGCCAGGGCGCTGAAAGAAGTGGAAGATGTGGCCGCCCTGCTGAGCGACATCCAGGACCCGCTGCTGCGCCAGCTCCAGGAGCAGCTCGATCCCTGCAGGCCTATCCTGGACAAGATCCTGGTTGAAATATCCGACAATCCGCCCGTGCTCGCCAACAAAGGCGGCGTGATCAGGGAAGGGGTCGACAAAACACTGGACGACCTCCGCGCGATTGCTTCCAGCGGCAAGGAATACCTGCTCCGCATCCAGCAGCAGGAATCGGAAGCCACGGGCATACCTTCGCTGAAAGTGGCGTTCAATAACGTGTTTGGCTACTATCTCGAAGTGACCAACACGCACAAAAACAAGGTACCCGACACCTGGATCCGCAAGCAGACGCTCGCCAACGCCGAGCGCTACATCACGCCGGAACTGAAGGAATACGAAGAGAAAATCGTAGGCGCCGAAGATAAAATCATGGCGCTGGAGATTCAGTTATACGATGCGTTGATCCTGGCTTTGCAGGAGTACATCCTGCCGGTGCAGCGCAATGCGCAGGCCCTCGCCCGCCTCGACTGCCTGTTATGCTACGCCTATAACGCCGTGCAATACAAATATCGCCGGCCGGTGGTGAACGACAACTATCATATCAACATCACCGAAGGCCGTCACCCTGTGATCGAACAGGGGTTGCCTCCCGGGGAAAGTTACGTCCACAACGATATCCTGCTGGATCACGAGCAGCAGCAGGTGATTATCCTCACGGGGCCCAACATGTCGGGTAAATCGGCGCTGTTGCGGCAAACGGCGCTCATCACGCTCATGGCGCATATGGGCAGCTTTGTGCCGGCCACGGCGGCGGAGATTGGGCTTACCGACAAGATTTTCACCCGTGTGGGCGCCAGCGACAACCTCAGCGGCGGCGAATCGACGTTCATGGTAGAGATGAACGAAACTGCGAGCATCATCAACAACATCTCCCCGCGCAGCCTCATTATCCTCGACGAAATCGGCCGGGGCACCAGCACGTATGATGGCATCTCCATCGCATGGAGCATCGTGGAGTACCTGCACGATATGACGGAGCACCGTCCCAAAACCCTTTTCGCCACGCACTATCACGAACTGAACGAGCTGGAGAACACGCATTCCCGCGTGAAGAACTTCCACATCACCAACAAGGAAGTGGGCAACAAGATCATTTTCCTCCGGAAACTGGCGCCTGGCGGCAGCCGTCATAGCTTCGGTATCCACGTGGCAAAGATCGCGGGGATGCCGCCGCAGCTCATCAAGCGCGCCAACGAAATCCTTTCCCAGCTGGAAAGCCAGCACATCGAAGCGCCCATGGAACAGATCGCCGCGCCGGTGCAGAAGATGCAGCTCAGCATTTTCGACACGCACAGCGATACGTTCAAGGCCATCCGTGAAAAGCTCAACGACATGGACATCAACCGCCTCACGCCCGTGCAGGCATTGATGAAACTAAGCGAGATCAAGGATATGATTCAATAA
- a CDS encoding RNA methyltransferase: protein MRKLQMDELGRKSVAEFKAADKTPLVVVLDNVRSMHNVGSVFRTADAFLLQGIVLCGYTPVPPHRDIQKTALGATDTVEWQYFPTTVEAVEALRAEGFAIVAIEQAATSVMLNDFVPGDRPLALVFGNEVSGVDPTVMQLADGCIEIPQLGMKHSLNISVSTGIVIWDLFCKLTKAK from the coding sequence ATGCGGAAGTTACAAATGGATGAACTGGGCCGGAAATCGGTGGCGGAATTCAAGGCGGCGGATAAGACGCCGCTGGTGGTGGTGCTCGACAACGTCCGCAGCATGCATAATGTGGGGTCTGTGTTCCGCACGGCGGATGCTTTCCTGCTCCAGGGGATCGTGCTGTGCGGTTATACGCCGGTACCCCCGCACCGCGATATCCAGAAAACCGCCCTGGGCGCTACTGATACGGTGGAATGGCAATATTTTCCGACCACCGTGGAGGCTGTGGAAGCGCTCCGTGCCGAGGGTTTCGCCATTGTCGCCATCGAGCAGGCCGCTACCAGTGTGATGCTCAACGATTTTGTGCCAGGAGATCGCCCGCTGGCGCTGGTTTTCGGCAACGAAGTATCCGGGGTGGACCCGACCGTGATGCAACTGGCCGACGGGTGCATCGAAATACCCCAGCTGGGGATGAAACATTCCCTCAATATCTCCGTGAGCACGGGGATCGTGATCTGGGACCTTTTCTGTAAACTGACCAAAGCAAAATAG
- a CDS encoding SDR family oxidoreductase, which translates to MLLSGKTAVIYGAGGSLGGAIAQAFAREGAFVHLTGRNAASVNQTAEAIRKAGHQCHTAIVDALDAGAIGRHLEEVGKVDISFNAIGWEDRQDQPLTAMSAEDFLRPVRRAMETEFLTSTAAARVMMRQQSGVILTLTATPGGIGYPHVGGFGPACCAVESLARNLASEVGAHGVRVVNIRSGGSPDSRVFREALENGGAEVKGFMDKLEADTMLKQMPMMNDIAQAAVFLASDHAAKITGITLDVTCGTTAALNYMVPRVPFLIQPS; encoded by the coding sequence ATGCTATTATCAGGAAAAACCGCCGTGATATATGGCGCCGGAGGCTCGCTGGGCGGGGCGATCGCGCAGGCGTTTGCGCGTGAGGGCGCTTTCGTACACCTAACCGGCAGGAATGCCGCGTCGGTCAACCAGACGGCGGAAGCCATCCGGAAAGCCGGGCACCAGTGCCATACAGCCATCGTGGATGCGTTGGATGCCGGGGCGATCGGCAGGCACCTGGAAGAAGTGGGGAAAGTGGATATTTCGTTTAACGCCATCGGTTGGGAAGACCGTCAGGATCAGCCGCTCACCGCCATGTCGGCGGAAGATTTCCTGCGGCCGGTGCGACGGGCGATGGAGACTGAATTTCTGACCAGCACCGCTGCAGCGCGGGTGATGATGCGGCAGCAATCAGGTGTGATACTCACGTTGACGGCCACACCGGGAGGCATCGGTTATCCGCATGTGGGGGGCTTTGGGCCGGCTTGTTGCGCGGTGGAAAGCCTGGCGAGGAACCTCGCTTCCGAAGTGGGCGCGCATGGAGTAAGGGTGGTGAACATCCGGTCCGGCGGGTCGCCCGATTCACGTGTGTTTCGCGAAGCGCTCGAAAACGGGGGCGCCGAAGTAAAAGGTTTTATGGATAAACTGGAAGCGGATACCATGCTCAAGCAAATGCCGATGATGAACGATATCGCGCAGGCGGCGGTATTCCTCGCGTCTGACCATGCAGCTAAAATCACCGGGATCACCCTCGACGTTACCTGCGGCACAACGGCCGCATTGAATTACATGGTGCCGAGGGTGCCCTTCCTGATACAACCATCTTAA
- the def gene encoding peptide deformylase, with protein sequence MILPIVAYGAAVLREVCPDITPDYPNLKQLIDNMWETMYASNGVGLAAPQINRPIRLFVVDSRQIIDNLEEGEKNEFPGDEGIKQVFINAHIVDTDGDDWAYNEGCLSIPKVREDVYRPEKVTLRYVDENFQPQEQTFHGVTARVIFHEYDHIEGKLFIDYLKPLKKRLIKSRLDDISKGKIRVDYKMIFPK encoded by the coding sequence ATGATATTACCAATCGTAGCCTATGGAGCCGCAGTGCTCCGGGAGGTTTGTCCGGACATCACGCCTGATTACCCGAACCTGAAACAGCTGATCGATAACATGTGGGAAACCATGTATGCCTCCAACGGGGTAGGGCTCGCTGCGCCGCAGATCAACAGGCCTATCCGCCTGTTTGTGGTAGACAGCCGGCAGATTATCGACAATCTGGAAGAAGGGGAGAAGAACGAATTTCCCGGCGATGAAGGCATTAAGCAGGTGTTCATCAACGCGCATATCGTTGATACCGATGGCGACGATTGGGCGTATAACGAAGGCTGCCTCAGCATTCCGAAAGTGCGGGAAGATGTGTACCGGCCGGAGAAAGTAACGCTGCGGTATGTTGATGAAAACTTCCAGCCGCAGGAGCAAACGTTTCATGGCGTTACCGCCCGCGTAATCTTCCACGAATACGATCATATCGAAGGCAAGCTGTTTATCGATTACCTCAAGCCGCTGAAAAAGCGCCTCATCAAAAGCCGCCTCGACGATATTTCGAAAGGCAAGATCCGGGTGGATTATAAGATGATTTTCCCGAAATGA
- a CDS encoding gliding motility-associated C-terminal domain-containing protein, producing the protein MVPMFSRFRTHHIFLIFFLVAVSFSAAAKPRLTNFTWNTTCLNDSVTFIITDDTAGIDSVKWYFVSPPLRPEDSSSRITDARHLYALPGTYTVTLKAYRNGVEDITTQAITIVPRQNIDLGPQNITICENAALTLTAPAIPGATYTWYYLEDTVDGTNTFTATEMATYHVAINGCREIDSVNLFTSPIPDLDLGPDRTLCTGELLTLDATAQNATYVWSTGETSPTIVASGAGGTYSVVATVEGCGDYTDQVTINFTGPPHPFNLGNDTLLCPGESVILDAATAGATGYQWNTGSINSRINVRNNGTYSVFVNINNICSVVDTIEVRYSRLRDFSLGNDTTLCQGSFLVLSADHGTGIYRWQDGSDQATYYVDSTGYYSVRVQIGRCVETDTIRVNFQDSVRVYLGEDTVMCTGETLMLRPMNAGMQYKWQDSSSVNVFPVTQRGWYAVVAENVCNRSVDSIRVSFTPCDCEMYFPTGFSPNGDGYNDYFRPKYRCNIGNYKLSIYNRVGNFIFHTSDPQVAWTGQVNGKPASIGTYVWVAEYVDLSNLKYYRKTGTITLIR; encoded by the coding sequence ATGGTTCCTATGTTCAGCCGTTTCAGGACACACCATATCTTCCTGATCTTTTTCCTGGTGGCAGTATCTTTTTCCGCCGCCGCGAAGCCCCGTCTCACCAACTTTACCTGGAATACTACCTGCCTCAACGATAGTGTTACTTTCATCATCACCGACGATACCGCCGGGATCGATTCCGTGAAATGGTATTTTGTGAGCCCGCCCCTCCGCCCGGAAGACTCCAGCAGCCGCATCACGGACGCGCGGCACCTATACGCCCTTCCCGGCACCTACACGGTAACGCTCAAAGCTTACCGCAACGGCGTGGAAGACATCACGACGCAGGCCATCACCATCGTTCCCCGGCAGAACATCGACCTGGGGCCGCAGAACATCACAATCTGCGAAAACGCCGCTCTCACCCTCACCGCTCCTGCCATACCTGGTGCCACTTACACCTGGTACTACCTCGAGGATACGGTAGATGGAACCAATACCTTCACCGCCACCGAAATGGCAACTTACCATGTAGCCATCAACGGTTGCCGGGAGATCGATTCGGTCAACCTGTTCACCTCGCCCATTCCTGACCTGGACCTGGGGCCCGACCGGACCCTCTGTACCGGTGAGCTCCTCACGCTCGACGCTACGGCGCAAAACGCCACCTACGTTTGGAGCACCGGCGAAACCTCGCCGACTATCGTGGCTTCCGGCGCGGGGGGCACTTACTCTGTGGTGGCCACGGTGGAAGGTTGCGGCGACTACACCGACCAGGTCACCATCAATTTCACCGGCCCTCCCCACCCTTTCAACCTCGGCAACGATACGCTGCTTTGCCCGGGCGAATCCGTGATCCTCGACGCCGCTACCGCCGGCGCCACGGGATACCAGTGGAACACCGGCTCCATCAATTCCCGCATCAACGTCCGCAACAACGGCACTTACTCCGTGTTCGTGAACATCAATAACATCTGCTCCGTGGTAGACACGATCGAAGTGCGCTACAGCCGCCTGCGGGATTTCAGCCTCGGCAACGATACCACCCTTTGCCAGGGTAGCTTCCTGGTGCTCTCAGCCGATCATGGCACGGGTATCTACCGCTGGCAGGATGGCTCCGACCAGGCCACCTATTACGTGGATTCCACCGGCTACTACAGCGTTCGCGTACAGATCGGCCGTTGCGTGGAAACAGATACCATCCGCGTCAATTTCCAGGATTCGGTGCGGGTGTACCTCGGCGAAGATACCGTGATGTGCACCGGCGAAACCCTCATGCTGCGGCCCATGAACGCCGGCATGCAGTACAAATGGCAAGACAGCTCTTCCGTCAACGTTTTCCCTGTAACGCAACGCGGCTGGTACGCCGTGGTGGCGGAAAACGTCTGCAACCGCTCCGTGGATTCCATCCGCGTATCGTTCACTCCCTGTGACTGCGAAATGTATTTCCCCACCGGCTTTTCTCCCAACGGCGATGGTTACAACGACTACTTCCGGCCAAAATACCGGTGCAACATCGGCAATTACAAACTCAGTATTTACAACCGTGTAGGCAATTTCATCTTCCACACCTCCGATCCGCAAGTGGCCTGGACGGGGCAAGTCAACGGCAAACCGGCTTCCATCGGCACTTACGTTTGGGTGGCGGAATATGTAGACCTGTCGAACCTGAAATATTACCGGAAAACGGGGACCATTACGCTGATCCGCTAA
- a CDS encoding UbiA-like polyprenyltransferase, whose product MFLLVVLCMVFARSAAMAFNRWLDAEIDRRNPRTAKREIPAGIISASNALYFVIGNVVLFMGTTWFINPLCFFLSPVAIIVVLGYSYTKRFTALCHLVLGVGLSLAPIGAFLAVTGYFSLLPVLLSVMVLCWVSGFDIIYSLQDEDFDRSQQLHSIPARLGKVGALRFSEVLHIVAAGLAVAIGLMGGFHWVYWIGAALFIGMLIAQHRLVKPNDLSRVNIAFMTTNGIASVVYAVFAIADMFIFKS is encoded by the coding sequence TTGTTCCTGCTCGTGGTGCTCTGCATGGTGTTTGCCCGGAGCGCCGCCATGGCGTTCAACCGCTGGCTGGATGCGGAGATCGACCGGCGCAACCCGCGTACGGCGAAGCGCGAGATCCCGGCGGGAATCATCAGCGCCAGCAATGCACTGTACTTCGTGATCGGCAACGTGGTTTTGTTTATGGGGACCACCTGGTTCATCAACCCGCTTTGCTTTTTCCTTTCGCCCGTGGCCATCATCGTGGTGCTGGGATATAGTTATACGAAACGTTTCACCGCCTTGTGCCACCTGGTGCTGGGAGTGGGGCTGTCGCTCGCGCCGATCGGGGCTTTTCTCGCGGTGACGGGTTATTTCAGCCTGCTGCCGGTGCTCCTGAGCGTGATGGTGCTGTGCTGGGTGAGCGGTTTTGATATTATATATAGTCTGCAGGACGAAGATTTCGACCGTTCGCAGCAACTGCATAGCATTCCGGCCAGGCTGGGCAAGGTGGGGGCCCTCCGTTTTTCGGAGGTGTTGCACATCGTGGCGGCGGGACTGGCCGTGGCGATAGGGCTCATGGGTGGTTTCCACTGGGTGTACTGGATCGGGGCGGCCTTATTTATCGGCATGCTGATCGCGCAACACCGCCTGGTGAAGCCCAACGACCTCTCCCGCGTAAACATCGCGTTCATGACCACCAATGGCATCGCCAGCGTGGTGTATGCCGTATTCGCCATTGCAGACATGTTCATTTTCAAATCCTGA
- a CDS encoding anti-sigma factor → MDVQRYISSGIIESYIAGLATELEVRELHSAMEQSPELKTAVDAAQLDMERYIQMQSQPPPASIKDKLFLLVNNDQSAEMADVTAAGAVPAYEAEVPRERKPLTLVHPAWRVMAVAALAGVIGLGYYIYQQGQADSEWKVKYEALVSEKETMLAEQKVFQTRMQESESMLTTIRNMKTVNMYTVTTARPGLLGTVYWNPKSQEVLLTIHNLPEPAADQQYQLWSIVNGKPVDAGVFDMSTATAGFQKMKAVPGAQMFAVTLEKKGGSPTPTLSAMYLAGKVAG, encoded by the coding sequence GTGGACGTTCAACGTTACATATCATCCGGGATTATCGAAAGCTACATTGCCGGGCTTGCGACCGAACTTGAAGTTCGGGAACTGCACAGCGCCATGGAGCAGTCGCCGGAGCTGAAAACCGCGGTAGACGCGGCTCAGCTCGATATGGAACGTTATATCCAGATGCAAAGCCAGCCGCCTCCGGCCAGTATAAAAGACAAACTGTTTTTACTGGTCAACAACGACCAGTCCGCCGAAATGGCCGATGTTACCGCCGCAGGCGCCGTACCGGCCTATGAAGCGGAAGTCCCCCGGGAGCGCAAGCCCCTCACCCTCGTTCATCCCGCCTGGAGAGTAATGGCCGTGGCCGCACTCGCAGGTGTCATCGGACTGGGTTACTACATCTACCAGCAAGGCCAGGCCGATAGTGAGTGGAAAGTGAAGTATGAGGCCCTCGTCAGCGAAAAGGAAACCATGCTGGCTGAACAAAAAGTCTTCCAGACCCGGATGCAGGAAAGTGAATCCATGCTCACCACCATCCGCAACATGAAAACGGTGAATATGTACACCGTAACCACCGCCAGGCCCGGCCTGCTCGGTACCGTGTACTGGAATCCCAAATCCCAGGAAGTCCTCCTCACCATTCACAACCTCCCTGAACCCGCCGCCGACCAGCAATACCAGCTGTGGAGCATCGTCAACGGCAAACCCGTAGACGCAGGCGTATTCGACATGAGCACCGCCACCGCCGGCTTCCAGAAAATGAAAGCTGTTCCCGGCGCGCAAATGTTCGCCGTCACCCTCGAAAAGAAAGGCGGATCGCCCACACCCACCCTCTCCGCCATGTACCTCGCCGGCAAAGTAGCCGGTTGA
- a CDS encoding sigma-70 family RNA polymerase sigma factor, translated as MGTSNTYTEIELVQGLRARDQQIFGYLYDHYSPALYGVVLKVLNDENTASDVLQEVFLKIWRGIEKYDTEKGRLFTWMLNIARNTAIDTLRSKAHKLDQKIHELSNDVYLQTSQLTVHPSVDHLGLTKVLEKLSKEQRTIIDLAYYKGCTQEEIARLLDIPLGTVKTRMRNAIIQLRNVLKQM; from the coding sequence TTGGGAACTTCTAATACATATACCGAAATCGAACTGGTGCAGGGCCTCCGCGCGCGGGACCAGCAGATATTCGGATACCTGTACGATCACTATTCACCTGCGCTTTACGGCGTAGTGTTGAAAGTGCTCAATGATGAAAATACTGCCAGTGATGTGTTGCAGGAAGTGTTTTTAAAAATCTGGCGGGGGATAGAAAAATATGACACAGAGAAAGGGCGTCTTTTCACATGGATGCTCAATATCGCCCGCAATACTGCCATAGACACACTCCGTTCCAAAGCCCACAAGCTCGATCAAAAAATCCATGAACTTAGCAACGACGTATATCTACAAACAAGTCAGCTAACGGTTCATCCCTCCGTGGATCATCTTGGCCTCACCAAGGTGTTGGAAAAGCTGAGTAAAGAACAGCGGACGATTATTGATCTTGCCTACTATAAGGGGTGCACCCAGGAAGAAATCGCCAGATTGCTGGATATTCCTTTGGGAACGGTCAAAACCAGAATGCGCAACGCCATTATCCAGTTGCGTAATGTTTTAAAACAGATGTAA
- the ruvX gene encoding Holliday junction resolvase RuvX, which translates to MPRIMAIDYGKKRTGLAVTDPLKMIASGLGTVPSHELIPYLKKYFAAEAVELVLIGMPRNLDGSATDATALVQECIRILAKHFPDMPVKQVDERFTSKMAFQSMLDSGMKKKDRQQKGLVDEISATILLQEYLQYNG; encoded by the coding sequence ATGCCGAGAATAATGGCCATTGATTATGGCAAGAAGCGCACGGGGCTGGCGGTAACAGATCCTTTAAAGATGATCGCCAGCGGGCTGGGAACCGTTCCCTCGCACGAACTGATCCCATATTTGAAGAAATATTTCGCGGCGGAAGCGGTGGAGCTTGTCCTCATCGGCATGCCCCGCAACCTCGACGGCTCGGCAACTGACGCAACGGCCCTGGTGCAAGAGTGCATCCGCATCCTCGCCAAACACTTTCCCGATATGCCGGTGAAGCAGGTGGATGAGCGTTTTACCTCGAAAATGGCCTTCCAGAGTATGCTCGACAGCGGGATGAAGAAGAAGGACCGCCAGCAGAAAGGGCTGGTCGACGAAATCAGCGCCACCATCCTTTTGCAGGAGTACCTGCAGTACAACGGCTGA